Proteins from a single region of Theobroma cacao cultivar B97-61/B2 chromosome 10, Criollo_cocoa_genome_V2, whole genome shotgun sequence:
- the LOC18585804 gene encoding protein MID1-COMPLEMENTING ACTIVITY 1, with product MAPGLNSLGLTTLILSSARNASMHRNNCEQLAEHVKLIGNLLEKLKSTNLVTLPAVKEPLDGLDEALKKALDLVESCRDKSCLYMLALGWSIVYQFRRVQAETDRYLQLVPLISLVHEFQMQNLEECLQAIEQDQREYSLDEEDVEAQRVILKPDRTKKDANILEKSLSRRYPDLRFQEALQEEKEKLHVELQRSRTIDDSKQSRVIEHLIDVTENVVNVLPGKEVHKLLVNEPAYVLAGYMTNEKPGGRELGLKTEERCQSEWQVDLFDCCSEPCLSLKTCFYPCGVFSSITNVVSKGKTSREQAISDLMAYSLICGCRCYSCCIRKKLRELFNIKGGSGDDYLTHLICCCCAMVQEWRELEARGFEGCEGREIIPPPYQYMKP from the exons ATGGCTCCAGGATTGAACTCTTTGGGGCTGACGACCCTGATCCTATCATCAGCAAGAAACGCCTCGATGCACCGGAACAACTGCGAGCAGCTGGCTGAGCATGTGAAGCTGATAGGAAACCTGTTAGAGAAGCTGAAATCGACGAACCTGGTAACTCTGCCAGCGGTAAAAGAACCATTGGATGGCCTGGACGAGGCCCTGAAGAAAGCTTTGGACTTGGTGGAGAGTTGCAGGGACAAAAGCTGCCTTTACATGCTTGCCCTGGGATGGAGCATCGTCTACCAGTTTCGCCGAGTCCAAGCTGAGACTGATCGATACCTTCAGCTCGTGCCTTTGATTTCACTTgttcatgaatttcaaatgcAA AACTTGGAGGAATGCTTGCAGGCAATCGAACAGGATCAGAGGGAATACAGTCTGGACGAAGAGGATGTAGAAGCCCAGAGGGTTATACTAAAACCTGacagaacaaagaaagatgCAAACATATTGGAGAAATCCCTGTCTCGCAGGTACCCTGACCTGAGATTCCAGGAAGCTTtgcaagaagaaaaagagaagctGCACGTTGAGCTGCAGCGATCACGAACCATTGATGATTCTAAGCAGTCCCGTGTGATTGAACATCTCATCGATGTAACTGAAAATGTTGTTAATGTGCTTCCTGGGAAGGAGGTTCATAAGCTTCTTGTGAATGAGCCAGCTTATGTCTTAGCggg GTACATGACCAATGAAAAACCTGGAGGCAGAGAACTTGGGTTGAAGACTGAAGAACGATGTCAATCCGAATGGCAGGTTGATCTTTTCGATTGTTGCAGTGAACCTTGTTTAA GCTTGAAGACCTGCTTCTATCCTTGTGGAGTTTTCTCAAGCATAACAAATGTTGTCTCCAAGGGAAAAACAT CTCGAGAACAAGCCATCAGTGATCTAATGGCATACTCCCTGATCTGTGGCTGCCGTTGTTACTCTTGTTGCATACGGAAGAAACTGAGAGAACTTTTCAACATAAAG GGAGGTTCAGGCGATGACTATCTAACCCATCTCATTTGCTGCTGCTGCGCGATGGTTCAGGAGTGGCGCGAGCTGGAGGCCAGAGGCTTTGAAG GATGTGAAGGGAGAGAGATAATTCCTCCACCATACCAGTACATGAAGCCTTAA